The Herminiimonas arsenitoxidans genome window below encodes:
- a CDS encoding AIPR family protein — MAKNDTILIDTLLQHHAAKNPTEQLSDVFEKFVMDQVLKNFDLTNEELNYGWVDGALDGGIDGFYVLVNGRLVTEASDFSWPRSGAEIQVYLITCKHQATFSQAPLDALLATVQDIFDLDRTNAELVGKYSPGIKKSRDAFAAAFRNLSLGRPSLSFNLIYASRGDATKLGESVAARAQQLTDLFQSYFSASTATFVPLGSTELVEMYREIRTFALDLPVQESLTAGQEGYVVLTSLHDYSSFVQDEKGQLRRYLFDSNVRAYLGENLVNDDITQTLANRDSPNFWWLNNGVTILATSASLVGKILKLKDIQIVNGLQTTESIHRFFSIKNNVPPLEDKRSLLVKVIVSQEENIRDQVIRATNNQSTVEPAALHATDRIQRDIEDILLRYEWYYERRTNHYKNEDRPDARIISPLLIATGAVALLLKNPIKSSKFRQKILRSPEAYHLVYSEHFPLDVWPVVAALMRGSESSILRTKTVNRAILQKRVSAWRGVLSYFAAARLTGSCAFTHQCLISLDVNKLTDEFMDECWTEMFKAIANPNAPKANETHIMNIAQVFKTRWMVNGHPADGLRAIPEPTNGSSFHRTASEEFLKMVYDALPVQPWMTGVHHQVAKALNIKPSRASKAIQILMDRGSVYRQIDGIVYDDDGHEVSRDEAR; from the coding sequence ATGGCAAAAAATGACACCATTCTCATCGATACCCTTTTACAGCACCATGCAGCAAAAAATCCAACTGAACAGTTGAGTGACGTCTTTGAAAAATTCGTTATGGATCAGGTTCTAAAAAATTTCGATCTGACGAATGAAGAACTGAATTACGGCTGGGTAGATGGTGCTCTCGATGGGGGCATTGATGGCTTCTACGTATTAGTCAACGGCAGATTGGTTACAGAGGCAAGCGATTTTTCGTGGCCACGCTCGGGAGCTGAAATCCAAGTGTATCTAATCACTTGCAAACATCAAGCGACGTTTTCCCAAGCCCCTCTAGACGCACTGCTGGCTACAGTACAGGATATATTTGATCTCGATCGTACTAATGCAGAATTAGTAGGGAAATACTCACCGGGCATCAAGAAAAGTCGTGACGCATTTGCTGCAGCGTTTAGGAATCTTTCACTTGGTCGTCCCTCACTCTCATTTAATCTCATTTACGCATCGCGAGGTGACGCAACAAAACTGGGGGAAAGTGTTGCTGCGCGAGCTCAGCAACTTACCGACTTGTTTCAATCATATTTCAGCGCATCCACTGCTACATTCGTGCCGTTGGGTTCTACAGAACTTGTGGAGATGTACAGAGAAATACGTACCTTCGCATTGGATCTTCCAGTTCAGGAAAGTTTAACGGCAGGTCAGGAAGGATACGTTGTACTGACAAGCCTTCATGATTACAGCTCTTTCGTTCAAGATGAGAAAGGTCAACTGAGGAGGTATTTGTTTGATTCGAATGTTCGCGCGTATTTAGGTGAGAATCTGGTCAACGACGATATTACCCAAACACTTGCAAACAGAGATTCCCCCAATTTCTGGTGGCTCAATAACGGCGTCACGATTCTCGCAACAAGCGCGTCATTAGTAGGCAAGATTCTTAAGTTAAAAGATATTCAAATTGTGAATGGACTCCAAACTACTGAATCTATTCACAGATTTTTTTCAATTAAGAACAACGTCCCTCCGCTAGAGGACAAAAGGAGCTTGCTTGTAAAAGTAATCGTGTCTCAGGAAGAAAATATCCGAGATCAGGTAATTCGCGCCACCAACAATCAAAGTACGGTTGAACCAGCGGCTCTCCACGCTACAGATAGAATACAAAGAGATATTGAGGACATTCTTCTTCGCTATGAATGGTATTACGAACGTAGAACAAACCATTATAAAAATGAAGATCGCCCCGATGCACGAATTATATCTCCGCTACTAATTGCTACGGGAGCTGTGGCACTTCTCCTAAAGAATCCCATTAAATCTTCCAAATTCAGACAAAAGATCTTACGTTCACCAGAAGCCTATCACCTCGTGTATTCCGAACATTTCCCGCTGGACGTTTGGCCGGTTGTCGCTGCATTGATGCGCGGGTCTGAAAGCTCCATTTTGCGGACAAAAACCGTCAACAGGGCAATCTTACAAAAGCGAGTGTCTGCTTGGCGAGGAGTACTTTCGTATTTTGCAGCAGCCAGATTGACAGGATCGTGTGCTTTTACCCATCAATGTCTAATTAGTTTAGATGTAAATAAACTGACTGATGAGTTTATGGATGAATGTTGGACCGAGATGTTCAAAGCTATCGCAAATCCTAATGCGCCGAAGGCCAATGAAACTCACATTATGAATATCGCACAAGTGTTTAAAACAAGATGGATGGTTAATGGGCATCCTGCAGATGGCTTACGTGCTATACCTGAACCAACTAATGGATCTAGCTTTCACAGAACTGCTAGCGAAGAATTTTTAAAAATGGTTTACGACGCACTTCCGGTCCAACCTTGGATGACTGGCGTGCATCATCAAGTCGCTAAAGCTTTGAATATAAAACCTTCTCGGGCAAGTAAAGCTATTCAGATATTGATGGATCGTGGGTCTGTATATAGACAGATTGATGGAATCGTTTATGACGATGATGGTCACGAAGTTTCAAGAGATGAGGCCCGTTAG